A region of the Epinephelus fuscoguttatus linkage group LG13, E.fuscoguttatus.final_Chr_v1 genome:
TCAAATTTAATGGCAATAGTTGAGAGTCCTCAGAGAATCGCCACCTTAAtgtggtggaggggtttgcCTGTCCCTGTGAACATGAGAGCTGTGTTATCTGGGGCTAATAGACTctggtagggtctcccaaggcaaTGTGGTCCCAGAggaggggccagactaagaGAAATTCACAAAGACCTTGATGAACCAGAACATTCAGACCAGTATGGGGACACCACCCAGAAATCAGGGTTCAGTGCATTGTGCGCTGGATGGCAGGCAGGAGTGGGGCCCTGGGCATGCTGATCcctggtggattgcccccttggcacctcccgttagaggtgttctgggcacatcccatttgtaggaggccccggggcagacccagaacacgctggagagattacatatctcatctggcctgggaacgccttggggtcccccaggaggagctggaaagcgatGCTAGGGAGACGGACGTCTTGGGTGTTTTGGTCTACTGCCCCTATGACCCtgccccagataagcggatgaaaatggatggatggacggatggatagaaagttgagacatttcacttaaaacttaaaatgtaaacatagttGGGCacaagaggaaaagtcaggggattacTAAAGTCaataggattcatcctctggggacagTGAATGCCTGCAAAATTTCATCAAGATTTTTTAATCCTGGACCGAAGTGGTTTACCAACCGACTCAATGACATTTCGACACCGCTACAGCATGGCTAAATAAATCTACCAGATACAGCATCAAgacaaatgagacagataaaacacattttttctatttaattaatataaatcactaattgatataaaatgttaaagaaataaaaaaggctGAAGTTTGACTTCATTTACTTGACAATGCACGCATTAAGACAACAATGCACGCGTTAAGACAGTATACAGGCTTTACAGGCTTACTTACAGGCCTCTGGAGGAATAGAGTTCAGTATCTAGCAGatattttatttgttcttttagCATTTGTATCTGTAAAGCTGAAGAAACCAAACATAGAACAGGTACATAATTCGATGTAAAATCCATGGTGATATACAAAAGGTTTGCAACAGAGTACCTTCAACTGGACGATATTTCAGGAAAAGAACAGTACCATCGATGCAGCTGTACAACTAAAAGTTACGGGGTTGGTGAGATCCCAAGATACTTGTTCTGACAGCATTGTAAACAGAGGTGCATGACACGCAAAGTAAAACATAACACTGCTCACTGTGAACACCGTTGAAAGTATGCATATTAAATTGGCAAGTTCAATTGGCAAGTTGACATCTTTTCCAAATGAATCCACCGTGATGCAAATGAACAATGCCTTACAATTAAAGAGTAAAGTGAAGTTGCTAATatgttcagacattttttttccaaactaaAAAATGTGTCAAACAAAATCTGCAGTTCTAACAAAAGCGAGCCTACTCAAATGCCCAGGTAACAGTTTCTTCCTTGAAGAACATTGCTGCTAACAGTCCAGCTCCTATGTCGTTAAGTTGAATAGATAATTTCCTATTTCCAAGACCGTTGGCAGTCTCAGAAATGCCCGGTAAGCCATCTTTGGATGCCAAAATGTGTCCCGCCaagtgttttaaaataaatactggTTTGTGCCACTATAAGGGCACTGAACCCATCAAGTCTCTTGTCTTGTCAGATTTGTCTGGGATGGTCCACCCTCTGGATGTCTTCAAAGGCCTTTAGGTACGTCTGCCTCTTCTTCTCAAGGCAGgctcaaatgtctgttttgattttgtcCAGAGAGTTGTCGATCTTTGTGAGAGTCTTTTTTATGCGTAACGCTGTTAATCTGGCTGATGGATTCTGGTACCAGCACTCCTTCATGAGTTTAGCCATGGAGGTTAAAGTCTGAAATTAAAAGGAGAAATCATTCAATAAGCATGTGCCTTGTCAAGATTAGaacataattaaaatatttctgaATATCAAAAGCACATAGACTTGACTTATGTGCTATTTTCAGATGAATTAATTTTGTGTCTAAATAATGGGAACTTCAATTTTATGAAATTGGTCTAGAGGGCTGCAGTCAGCAgccacaaaacaggctgcaacgCAACCACTTGGGGCATGAGCACACCGTCAAGTTaagtccactaaaagtgcttgtttttgccactgacatttATTCATGCTGTCATCATtcatcctgttgggggttgcaggggggctggagcctatcccagctgacattgggcgagaggcggggtacaccccagacaggtcgccagactatcacagggctggcacatagagacagacaaccattcacacctatgggcaatttataGTCACCAATCAacctaatctgcatgtctttggacatgGAGAAAACACACGCTGAGAGAACATGCAGGCTCCACAcagctcccccaccccagggtttgaaccaggaaccctatTGCtttgaggtgacaatgctaaccactgcaccacggTGCCGCCGCCACTGACATCTTCaaattattattctaagtgtctgacaacattatggaaaggatccctacagagacggTCATTTGTGTTAATAAGTGAGAACCTTTTTGTTCaaacagaaacagccccaaaatcactattgccaaacacaccagactccatttaaataaactgtaattcTACCATTGTAAaatacacttcattcaaagtcgacagtAACAAAGTAAAACTCAATAAAACTGTCTTGGTTCATTTTTTCACTTTTCCATCAATCATCACTCTGATTTGCTTGAAATAaccccttaattcacccagttacatatgaaaatatgctgcctctTTATACgctaaaattacagtttatttaaaaggagtctggtgggtttggtgatggcactttcagggctgtttcttgTTAAGCTATAATTACCACCTCACGGTTGTCTGCCTTTGTGaaacactgtctgtctgtgagaaCAAAGATGCTTCACACACCATCTTTTTCAAGGTGGACGCTGAAGATAAGCGTCACAAATTCAGTATATTCAGTATGCCTACCCACCTGTTCTTGAGTtatgacgttgaataatggctgaaaaagtgtttttggagaACATTAGCATGTCACTgtgaagatgacctttgacctttcagaTATAGAATGGcaacacttcatcattttatcctattagatgtttttgtgaaatactgtcataattagcgtattCATTCCCGAGTTgtgaccaaaaacatgtttcatgatgtcacagtgaccttggcctttggccaccaaattcTCATCAATTCactcttgagtccaagtgaacatctGTGCCTGtgtcaaggcattcttgagatattaaaTTCAAGAGACTGAGATGGAcaagttcacagtgaccttgacctttgaccacaaaaatcgAATCACTTTAtagttaagtccaagtggatgtttgagccaaatttgaaaaaaaaaaaaaaatccctgaggATGTTCCTGAAATATAGCatttatgagaatgagacagccaaggtcacagtgacagtcacaagaatgggacgaacagatggacaacctggaaacataatgcctccggccacggcTTTTACCAGAATGGAGGCATTACAAAAAGGATATTACTCTGTCTATCTCAGTAGGGACATAGACAGTAaggttgtcagacacttacactCTGAACCTTCCAGTGggaaaaacaagcacttgtaGGGGACATGAAATGACAGTGCAAACATCCCCGAGTggtctcactgcagcctgttttgcagctgccgcctgcagccctcttgctcaatacttgaccaatttcaaaaattgttgtttccacttagaaacagaaacatgggaaaatagtgTCCAGGTTTAAAACCACAGTTGACCTTTAATAACAGTATGAATATCACTCTTACCGGGTCTGAAAACCATCTGTTTGGGATGTTGGGCCTCTGCTgatccacacacacaacctTCTTCATATCCTCAAAACTGGGATCACTTGGTACCACGTCATGAAACGGTGGCTTGTAGTCTTCCACGATGCCTACAGGTAGAGCAAAGCATGCAGCAAATCACTCTCAAGATCACATCACTCAAAAGTGTTGAAAAGTTATATTGACAAATGACAGGCacgtaaagcacataaataaaaaaatcatgttgTGGTATGGCTATTTTATCCATAACTTGCTCTCAAGTGCAGCCGTGGGACAAAACAGAGGTATGAGGTTACTGTGTCGGGGTTAAATCAATATCTTAAGTGCTGCTGAAAGCCCAGTTCCTACTATAAAGTGATAAACCCATTTGACAGTGGATGGAGGAAGCAGGATTTATTTCACAAAAGATGCCTCTGGCAGACCACAGACAGTGGATGTTGAAGTGTGTATCGAGGCCAAATCTATCTGTCAATAGCAGAGGAGCTTTTACTTAGTCCGAGTTAACGCAATGGTTCCGTTAATTCTGAAAAGAACCACATGTTCACAACGATATCttattgctgtaaatgtaaaGAACACATCAACAACACCATCTTTAAAAAGACAACAATGAGACAGGACTATGTTGTGTAAAACATGCACTGACCATTGCTGACTGTCCTCCTGGCGATCTCCCACAGGACGAGGCCCAGGGCCCAGATATCCACTCTCTTGTAGGACTCGAAACAGTCCATCTGGATGGAGTCGTCGAGCACTTCAGGGGCCATGTAGCGCTTTGTGCCCACTTTAGGGTTGTTCCCCACATCTAACTCGTTGGTGTCTTGAAAATGCATGACCGCCAGACCTagcatgaaaacacaacacacgtATGAAAATACATGCAAATACATATTGATACGTGTCTTAAACTCAGATTTAAGTTGAGCACAGATAAACTTTTGTATATGAAAACAGCCTTCTGgtgtcaaactctgcacatACATCATCCTGCACAGTGAATCTCAGACACCTAtagtgaaaacaaaacaccagactCACTCTATCAGCTGAtttaaatgctgaaaaacaCTACTTGTTTGATGTAGACAACCCTGTTGCCACATGATGTACCTCTAACATAGGAACAACTCGCTTGGGAGACAAACAACTGCTACTGTTTGTCAAGACACCAAAATGCGTCATCCGGAGCAGAATGTATCACATCGAGCCCGTAAACATGCCAGGCCAGTCACCAGGTTATGGCCCGTACCTGAATTAGTTTTTACTCAAGCATCTGCAAATGGAACATTGGTGTATTAGATAAAGTGGCTCGAGTTCTtctaaatatgtttttgattaaGGACCCGGAGGTACATCTAAGCAGCGATGGTTCTTCTCAAATTAACGACAAatgtggcttagtggatagatgTGAGTGGAGTGATATTACTGCAGATGCACCTCTTATGCAATACCCATGAACAACAACTTTCGTTCCACCCCTTCACTCCCTTTAAAGCAGCTAAAATCATCTTACACTTATGACGTATCAATTTGTATGAGCTCTTTGTTAAAGCCTTGTGTACACAGAGGAAAAGATTCAAACCCAAGACTCAGGCTGTGTCCGAAATTCCATGCTAGCATGCTATTTAGAATGCTAAAGTGTGTCCAAAACCTTAGTATGATACAAACAGTACATTTATTACATGCTATTTCCAGTAAAATATCACGATATGCAAACACTGGTGTGTATCCTGGCATAAATATCCCAAAATGCAATGCAGTAGACAACAACGTTCATAACAGACAATGGTAGACAGCAACCACGACAGCTCTGTAACATCATTAATGCTTCATTTCCAGTGTATGTatagacctttttgttgctACTCCGTTGCTAAGGCAACAGCTTTGGGCCCTGTTAACTTCCTGTCAGCCTCTGCATTAACAAGCatcccaacaggaaatacaaagggacccatgtagaatgtttatgttgtcaagtttgaaatGGTCCATAAGATTTCACATTGCAAAGTGCAGTAATAAAAAGTTGAGGTTGGCAtgagttaccatggttacatgtCTTCAACAGGCAAAAAGGCTTTTAGGGAAGTGACATGATAATTCCAGCTCGATATGTCCGAAAAAATACATACTCCTGTTTGTTTACACAAGAGTACGTTGAATGATAGCACACATATTGGGTATGTGACATCGGCCTCAGTGCTTATAGTAGCTGCACTACTCAATTTGATATTCTAATTGTTTTATGCTTATATTAATACACATTTCAGCAAAATTCTGCCTGATATTCTGTATCGTTAGAAACTCTGGAATCTCCAGTAgatgttaaaatacattttactatCTACAATCTATAGAGAAATAGACACAAATAGAAACTGCGTATTGATAATATACATGTGTCGGTCTCCTTACCGAGGTCAGCAATGCAGCACTGTCCGTTCTTTTTAACTAGTATGTTTTTGCTCTTGAGGTCTCGGTGGGCGATGGCCGGTTTGCCCTGAGTGCCGAAgatctcaacatggaggtgtgCCAAGCCGCTCGCAATGGAGAGTGCCATGCGGAGGCAGTTGGATGCATCGAGGGTGCTGAGCTGAAGGTAGTCGTACAAGGAGCCCATCTCATGGAAGTGAGTGATCAGCCACAACTGGGTGCTGGAGTTCCTCGAGGTCATGTCTGAAGCTATGAAGCCTGAATCAAGAGTATCAATGCAATTAATAAAAAAGCgttgacatgcacacacactgtagtatGTGTTTGAAACGTCTGCAGCATTTCTTAAAAGGACAGATGAATATATTATAatctttaaatatataaatactttaaagggacagttcaccccaaatcaaaaatatttttccctcttgtctgtagtgctttttattaGTGTAGACTGTTTTAGTGTGAGCTGCCCAATGTTGAAGATATCGACCATAAAGATGTCAGCCGTCTCTATAATATAATGGAGCTAAAGAAGGCCGATATCCCTGACACTtggtaactcacaccaaaacatccCAGACTGATAAAAGGCATTACAtgtgagaggaaaaacatgtttaattttggTGTGAAATGTCCCTTTTAGCTTCAGAGCCTCctgatttttttgtcatatgtTATGTCCTGCCGTAGTCAATGGAATTATAGAAAGCAattaggaaaataaaaacacatagtATGGTCCAGTAGCCATTCTCACAGTTCACTGAGCCTTTATACATGACATATGGTACATACCCAGGATGTTCTCATGTCTCAGCAGCACCGTGTTGTAGATTTCAGTCTCTCTGAACCAGGACTTCTCATCTCTGGAGGAAAAGATTTTCACGGCGACACTCTCTCCCTGCCACTGACCCCTCCACACTTCACCATAACGGCCCTTACCTGGTGGGCGAAAAAATGATGGGAGAAATGTCCAAACAGCACACAGAAAGTGAGTTAAAAAATCAGCCTGAGGCATGTGTTTACCACAATGTGCTGCTTTACTAAATAATTTCAGTACTATCATGTCAGAATTAGCATTACTTAATCTGATCTAGTCTTTCTGTGGGGACTTTCCAGCAATAACAAATTGTAATAAGGTTCACTGCATGCTGGCTGGCAGATAGCAGATAAAGCCACTGAGTGGCAGATGTAGAAAGGCAAACATTTTGCAGCTTTAGCCCCACAACAAAGCTGAAAATAACGTGGGTACTGaaactacatttatctgatggCCAATAAAGTAATCCTATATAAATGCTAATGTCGCTGTGGCTACTTGATGTGTAGACAGACAAAAACTTTGTAAACTGGTAATGTGGTGGTGTATCTGTAAATGTCAGatttttgttgctgccccctaATGGCCACAAATTATTTCATGcacatttaatttgattttcttGGATAGTTTGAATTCAAATCCTCAAGAGGAATGGGTTGAGTTTTTATTTCAACTTAGGTGACTTAATGCTCAACACTGATAGTTGCGGCAACATGTTTGTCCATATGGTCCAAATAGGTCTGCTGTTGATCATATTTTCCTGACACTTAACATACTACAATCTCAAAACTAACATTTGTGCAATATTTTGGCTCCAGGGACTTGAACTGCTGGAACATTCATTCTTGCTCAATCTCAGAATATCCTCACAGCACTGGCCGGTTTTGCAACCCagatatttatttcaaatggATTTATTCCTGGTGGATAAAGTACTTGTATTGCATGTTTTGTACAGTCTCTGAAAATTTTCAGGTCAGAAGAGAGAGTGTATTAGTATTGGTAAAAAATGTGAACCAGGAGGTCCAGTTTGACAGGTTTTTAGACAACAAGATGCTACACAGTGAGTTATGGCTCTGGCACACCAAGCGGCGGTCCACCTTCAGTCAATGTCAGGCCAATGGAGtatctgtcaccctagttttggGATGTGTCCTGCACCCTCGGCACTAGTCAGGCCTTATTGACTATTTTTGGGCAATTTGACATGTTGAATTGGCGTTTGAAATTGGAAGAGCCGATCAGCGAATGAAATCACTCTAACTGGCAGACAAAcgactaaagtcaagaggaagTGAGACTGAAACAAACTTGACTTATGAAGTAAGTTTTTTTGCCCTGACTTCTTTCACAGAATGGATTCATAgcaatttgtgttgttgttcacaagcacacagtaaaaacactttgttcttttaacatcaggttgtgttgttaatgtgctaactggctaactagcatcctGTCCGCCTTCCGGTTGCCCctttttaatgacaaacacagactaccgccacctgctggtgtggagagttatttcctctcatgcaggtctAGAATGTACATACTAGTTGGCAGTtcactgtagtctttgtggtgtgttcaagtgcagctTTTTGCAACAGTTGACAGtcattgccactagttctttggcGTTGGTTTGCTGTGGGTTTTTACCCTCCTTCAAGGGACAATTTACAACTCTGGTAAGTTATTAAAGCATTAATAATTCACACTTCTGTCAAGACATGTGAGGTAAACAATGCTACAAAGTATTCTATCTGATATATATGTCcttaaacatactgtatttgtCCAGcgcaagccccttttacactgtctCTTTAAGGCAGGAATATCGCACTGTCGGCATTCTCATGTAAGGTATGATCGCGAAATGGGGGGACAGAGATGTCTCGCCACTGAACTGGGAACAGAGGTTGGAACAGACAGAAGCAATATCTGTATAAATGAAACAGCCAGCAGAACAGGATCATGGGCTGCACAGGTGTGACGTTGTGCacttctgtgtcagtgtggctgtaaactttatttcatttcaacaaACTTCActtcgtttgtgttttgattaaagGTGGGTACCAAAACCCGGTACGAAATACTAGTATTGTGTACCATAGtacacaaaccacacagatttccaggaattcttttacccaggtaaataaattcctggaaataaaagttcctggaaatgttggtggaaaaggggctattgtgTAAGATGAGCTGCAGTGTATTGCCAAAAGGTGTACGGCTGCAGTGAAGCTTAACCTGAGCCAGTGCCCCCCTGTGTCAGCACAGTGTGAGTTCCtcattgaaatgaatgaggaGGCAAAGTTTTCTGAGGCGGTGCTATTGTCAATATGAAAACGACCTTTAACAGGGCACTTACTTACCCACACACTCATTCAGCGTGATCTGTCGTGCAACAGTTCTCTGGACGAGGAAAGGGAGTCCTGAGCCACTTCCTGACGTACAGGAATGATCCAGAAGATCCtggcagagagaaaaacagaaacaaagagtaAAGGGTTTGTATATTTACATGTGTGTTCATATTTTCAAGTGAGCTGGCTGAATGAAAACCTTCCCAAAGGAATCCTGTGGCTGCAGcctaaaaatgatgaaatacgGAGCATCTGGGACTCAGATGGAGACTAATACAAGCAGGCCGCCTTTGATGTGGCACCCACATGGGATAGAGGGGGGCACGCAGTGTGTGTACGAGgatattgtgtgtgtgggtgtgtgtctgtgctggagGTGCAGGGTGCCCCCTGCTGAGTAAACAACAGAAGTGCCACCCCCTCCCTGATGACTGGTGTGGGCGCTGGAGATTTTATCTAATCCAAGGGCCAGACTCCAAAACAGGCGCAATGCTGCTAAgccttttatttttatctcagCTATAAGACATGCAGCGTCCCGGCGCTGACACAGGAGGGCAGTGCGCAGCAACAGAGCCGGCAGCTGCTGGGCAAAGCAAACGACTAAACTGGGAGGGGAGGATGAGGATTGAAAACAACAGAGAAGAGTGATGCCTCAGATAAACAGATGCATAATGCAAGAGCTGCCTGAGAGACAATTTGGAATCACAACACAGGAATGCAAGACAGAGGCCATAAAATGAATGATGAGTTGCTCTGCGGAGAGTTTAAATCCCTCTCTTTGGTACAGGAGGATTGTTTTTAGCAGGGTATATTTGGGCCAGGCCGTTAAGCAGCAGAATGCAATCAGAACGATGCAATATCATCATAATCAGAGACGACTTCTGGGCAGCAGGCTGCAGAGGGACGACCACATGTGTTTCAGTCCGATTTGCTTTTCACAGCCACACCACTGTTCATAATATCCTTTCTCATGGTGCTGCCAAGCACTTTTTAATTATGctgaaacaaacattctgtggctCCATATTTGGGCTTTCCATTGCCAAGTGCATTGATGGACTTTGGAAATGGCTTGAAAGGGAGCCAAAATCAactatttctttttctctcacacataaacacacaaatgatCACACTTTAACAGTTGGACACGTTATTTACAAGTTTTATAATTAAAGATAAATGAGATAATGTGGGGTTTAGAGTTTAAACATGCTTATGGGAAGAGATTCTACGCTCCATAACAGCTGAAAACCTTAACTACAGATGTGAAATGAATGcattcaataaaaaataaacacagtaatGTATCTTTATGtacaatgtttgtttgtgtgaggaTATAGAATCACAAAAGCGACAGTAACAGCTGTGTATTTTGTCGGAGTTCAAGCTCGACCATGAGCAGTTTCTGCAGAAGTTGATTATACAGTGTGTGAGCCAGTGACTGTGCAGGGTTGTCTCTCAGGCTGAACGCTAACCACAGGACTCCACCTAAACTCTGGGATCAGTTTAGCAGGCCTCAAAAACACCAACCGCTCTGCAGAAAACTTACAATCCACGCTTGAGCGGAGAGGAAAATAAATAGCAAAAGACATTCCTCTAACAGACGGGGAAAATCACTGAGAAGATTCAAAACAAGTTTCAGAGTTGagttccagcagcagcaccacccacctacacacactcacgaacacacacacacacaaacacacacacacacacacacacacacacacacacacacacacatttcatttcatgaaTATGCAGCCACTAtgcattgttttaaatgtttttacataaGAATTACCCAATACTCTTGAGATTACGATCTGGGAGGTACACAAAGGAGTGAATTTAATCATTTTCGGAGACAGACGTTGCACATGCTGACCTGACAATGACACTAAGCACTATAATATATTAAGGCTTAAACTTTACCTGTGTGTTTATACAGTGCATCTATCCATactttcatgaaaaaaaggttttggggattttttgtgcccccccctttttttgatttattccttaaatgtttttgctcccatcatAAAGTGAGTGCTTTGTCCATGAGGTGTGATGGTTGatgctgaaggagaaaaaaatgctttcTTTGAACTTTGAACCCCCATGTTGTCTTCAATTCAGTGTTTGTGCCATGTTTGGGTTAATCACAGCATATAAGACTTAAACCCTTGATTACAGTGCCACCACATGACCGCCTTGATCACAAATCTGGATTAAAAAGAGGCAAACAAGGTTTATCGAGCCATCGTGTCTCTATTGTATATCAACTTGTGATAATGGTGCAAATGTGTACAAAGACGAGGTGGAAGTCCCCGCTAATCTCACAGCGTTTGAACTCATCAGCTGAATCAGCTCAGGTTAGTTAGTACAATACATCATTTTGGAAAGGGATTTTCCCGTCTCTGTTGTTGGTATACATTCGCACTGCTGTGAGATTTTAAAAACTCTGTGATTCAAGAAAGAGCCACCAGACCACCCATGATAAATAAACAAGGTTGGATCATCTATCATTCACAAAATGttcttttaaatacatttttaatgttttgttttgctgtaaaatgtttgttttcactgaACTAACGTTTTAATTTTGCTCAAGTTCACATCCATATTGTATCGTATGTATTGTATTGTGAAAATACTTGTACTGCATATGGTGAATAATTACACATATTGGGCCTTCGCCTGCTCTGTAAAAAGGCAGATGTCTTGTCAAGTATTCTAAAAGCTTTTTTCCTGATCCCGATACAAGTGATTTAATATTATATAATCTTTCACCAAGCATTGAACTTACATAATACAGCTGTGCTCACACCACACATCAGATACATCAAGATAATGAAGCCAACACATTTAAGCTATTGTTTCCCTCATAAGTGCCCTAATGACACTGTTTTTAACTAACTCTGCAAGTCGGCGTTATTTACTTATTAAAACTTCTTTCACACAGCAGACTTTTTCACTAGAGGTCAATTAAAACACCTACAGTATATTGCGCAGAGCAAAAGAAGTGGGTTAAAATAAAGGACTGGAATTCCATTTTAATATTCAACATACTACTCAATTAAATTGTGCCTCGAGCAGCTCTTATGCCGCTCTTTCTAATGATGTTGGGAGGCATCCTCCTACATGGTCTCCACCTACTCACCGCCAGAGTGCTCTCCCCCACGTTGGATGCTATGAGGCCATCTATAGTTCCATATTCTGCGTCTCGTGATGTTAGTCTCTCCATTTGGTTGTTGTGGATGCGTCTGAACACCAGGATAGCGATAGCCGAGAAGATGATGAGGACGATGATGGGCGCCACGATGACAATAGCCAGTGTGGTCACGCTGTAGCTGGACAGCTCATCAGCTGTGAGGGGAGAGAAAAATCGACAATGTGAGACTTTTCTTCAGAATATCAGGTCATCATTTTTGGATATGTTTTAGAACACAAAATAAAGCTTGCTTTTTAAGGATTAAATTTGGCTTGTATTTGTCAGAAGATTTGAGAGCTTCAGTAAACAACAGATGGGAGCATCCACTGAAGCAATGATTCAAGAAAAGGTGATCCTAACTATGTAAGTTGGAGGGAAAACTTTTTCTTTGCTGTGGGTTTTTCCTCTGActggaccacacacacactgacacaaatcaCAGGTTTGCAGCTCTCTGCAGACCTTCAGAAGAAACCAGTTGAGGGTGGGGGTGCACGTAGAGCACACATGCGCTTAAGCAttcgctctctcacacacacaaagtggatCTCATCAAGTCAGCAGAGGCGAGCCTGAATAAGTGACCACCATTCACACTTTCCAAACATTCCA
Encoded here:
- the LOC125899602 gene encoding activin receptor type-1-like — protein: MTIGDMLLLVLIILVLPCSSLEGDVSARKSECVCDGASCSNGGRCFGQQCFTSLSTLNGTLVLQKGCIVGNEEGSSRCGSLPTPELVVECCYGNLCNMNVSLQSPVKDTELSAGRPVLRDQECVCEGGVCERDHRCAGQHCFSSLKMIDGVAVQQKGCLRDDEEGRATCAMPPSSAHVVKCCQGHLCNMNVTVQAPGKEEEVKPLIKEEHLCVCEGSSCEKNRCTGHQCFSSLAVSAGSLVYQKGCFKIYEQSTMTCKTPPSRDQIVECCQGHLCNMNSTVELPVKADELSSYSVTTLAIVIVAPIIVLIIFSAIAILVFRRIHNNQMERLTSRDAEYGTIDGLIASNVGESTLADLLDHSCTSGSGSGLPFLVQRTVARQITLNECVGKGRYGEVWRGQWQGESVAVKIFSSRDEKSWFRETEIYNTVLLRHENILGFIASDMTSRNSSTQLWLITHFHEMGSLYDYLQLSTLDASNCLRMALSIASGLAHLHVEIFGTQGKPAIAHRDLKSKNILVKKNGQCCIADLGLAVMHFQDTNELDVGNNPKVGTKRYMAPEVLDDSIQMDCFESYKRVDIWALGLVLWEIARRTVSNGIVEDYKPPFHDVVPSDPSFEDMKKVVCVDQQRPNIPNRWFSDPTLTSMAKLMKECWYQNPSARLTALRIKKTLTKIDNSLDKIKTDI